The following are from one region of the Elgaria multicarinata webbii isolate HBS135686 ecotype San Diego chromosome 13, rElgMul1.1.pri, whole genome shotgun sequence genome:
- the LOC134408037 gene encoding SCAN domain-containing protein 1-like, translating to MATERHAQSLEASCTDPVEEGDPGSSIVAQLQGLDGGEPEAAGEHSRAGAERSEVPSRSTDRCEAASLPGKQEEEPKAENALVPPPVEVAVPVPVPPLGEGKGAKRMMEDDGEADAFKEMPDVCQDAREPGRAMLLPDLFGEAQHAHGSLDASRAGGCAKVEQAIPCFSNMGTENQRKRFRGFAYKETEGPQVAYERLQELLFQWLKPEARSKEEIVEQLVLEQFLNLLPEDVQRWVRERHPENGDEAVALAEDYQFLHPEPGRRLFPERAKQRASARSWLR from the coding sequence ATGGCCACCGAAAGGCACGCGCAGAGCCTGGAGGCCTCCTGCACTGACCCCGTGGAGGAGGGGGATCCAGGTAGCAGCATCGTAGCTCAGCTTCAGGGCTTGGATGGAGGCGAGCCCGAGGCAGCTGGAGAACATTCGCGGGCAGGAGCTGAACGTTCAGAGGTGCCGTCAAGGTCCACGGATCGGTGTGAAGCAGCGAGCTTGCCGGGCAAACAAGAAGAGGAGCCGAAGGCTGAGAACGCCTTGGTGCCCCCTCCGGTGGAGGTCGCTGTGCCGGTCCCAGTGCCGCCTTTAGGTGAAGGCAAAGGGGCCAAACGGATGATGGAGGATGATGGAGAAGCTGATGCTTTTAAAGAAATGCCCGACGTGTGCCAGGATGCTAGAGAGCCGGGAAGAGCTATGCTCCTGCCTGATCTCTTTGGGGAGGCTCAGCATGCCCACGGCAGCCTGGACGCCAGCCGAGCCGGCGGCTGTGCGAAGGTGGAGCAAGCTATCCCTTGCTTCTCCAACATGGGCACCGAAAATCAGCGCAAACGCTTCCGGGGCTTTGCGTACAAAGAGACTGAAGGGCCCCAGGTGGCTTACGAGCGACTGCAGGAACTGTTGTttcagtggctgaagccggaggcCCGCAGCAAGGAGGAGATAGTTGAGCAGCTGGTTCTCGAGCAGTTCCTGAACCTCCTCCCCGAGGACGTCCAGCGCTGGGTGCGGGAGCGGCACCCTGAAAATGGGGATGAGGCTGTAGCCCTGGCAGAAGACTACCAGTTTCTGCATCCCGAGCCTGGAAGACGCCTCTTCCCGGAGAGGGCGAAGCAGCGCGCTTCGGCCAGGAGTTGGCTCCGCTGA